One segment of Glandiceps talaboti chromosome 21, keGlaTala1.1, whole genome shotgun sequence DNA contains the following:
- the LOC144451759 gene encoding uncharacterized protein LOC144451759 — protein MVLIRNLPEVSFGPCQYLIAGAWSKEFIKEDTTFGPYEGEKKKISDNCDPYYSWEIKGPTGRRLFCIDAANPNKSNWMRYIKCARYYEEQNMVAMQHQKEIYYKTIKDVNAGEELLCWYNIPLPSEETYNKTNNAAVEEESEVKEVKKRGRKRKYKKNRKQISDPGSVDEEKSAGRQTTNSQKFRKVLSIDEHLKAKGVGRRTRSRGGVFDDAIDGDFEEDSADDEDYDTERDGEMKGDIDDEREDKEGEGEEQIEPEIGEKRNLDDQGIQMHFMQRSEKKRYESFHENGFQTLKSKSPDVQNEIINRSRSINSGQRQVNENGLTGFQKLDQIMKYPLTINRYDKPQDGVEKRITSAIGDRLVDRRYRMTIRKDSTNSEEIKVTETDGIPELDRNSEQDDTESEGGTKSFPHFLFHALRLQGCEKVYSCIINILCRLYTNFGFLYDVNQLQ, from the exons GTGCTTGGTCTAAAGAATTTATCAAGGAAGATACAACCTTTGGACCTTATGAAGGAGAAAAGAAGAAAATCAGTGATAACTGTGACCCTTACTACTCATGGGAG ATCAAAGGTCCCACAGGGAGACGATTATTCTGTATCGATGCTGCCAATCCAAACAAATCCAACTGGATGAGATACATCAAATGTGCTCGTTACTATGAGGAGCAAAATATGGTTGCTATGCAACACCAGAAGGAAATTTACTACAAGACCATCAAG GATGTGAATGCTGGTGAAGAATTGTTGTGCTGGTATAATATACCTTTACCATCTGAAGAAACGTATAACAAGACAAATAATGCTGCAGTCGAAGAGGAATcggaagtgaaagaagtaaagAAAAGGGGGAGGAAAAGGAAATAtaagaaaaatagaaaacaaatttCAGATCCGGGATCAGTGGATGAAGAAAAGTCAGCTGGCAGACAAACTACCAATTCTCAGAAGTTTAGGAAAGTGTTATCAATTGATGAACATTTGAAAGCTAAAGGGGTTGGACGGAGAACCAGGAGTCGTGGAGGTGTGTTTGATGATGCAATAGATGGTGATTTTGAGGAGGATAGTGCTGATGATGAAGATTATGACACTGAGAGAGATGGTGAAATGAAAGGTGACATTGACGATGAGAGAGAGGAcaaggagggggagggggaagaACAGATTGAACCGGAGATAGGAGAGAAAAGGAATCTCGATGATCAAGGGATTCAGATGCATTTTATGCAGAGAAGTGAGAAGAAAAGGTATGAAAGCTTTCATGAAAATGGGTTTCAAACTCTTAAAAGCAAATCACCGgatgtacaaaatgaaattataaaccGTTCCAGATCTATTAACTCTGGCCAAAGACAAGTAAATGAAAATGGACTTACTGGATTTCAAAAGTTGGACCAAATCATGAAATATCCACTTACTATTAATAGATATGATAAACCACAAGATGGAGTTGAGAAAAGAATTACATCTGCCATTGGTGATAGACTTGTGGACAGGAGATATAGAATGACAATAAGAAAGGACAGTACAAACTCAGAGGAAATCAAAGTGACAGAAACTGATGGAATACCTGAACTTGACAGGAATTCTGAACAGGATGATACCGAATCAG AAGGTGGGACCAAATCATTTCCACACTTCTTGTTCCATGCTCTCAGATTGCAAGGATGTGAGAAGGTGTATTCCTGTATCATCAACATATTATGTAGACTCTACACAAACTTTGGTTTCCTGTATGACGTAAATCAGCTACAGTAA